Proteins from a genomic interval of Cryptomeria japonica unplaced genomic scaffold, Sugi_1.0 HiC_scaffold_724, whole genome shotgun sequence:
- the LOC131872684 gene encoding uncharacterized protein LOC131872684: MMNESLMHRVTLSELEEVVFGMAKGKAPGLDGFPIDFFQDFWDIINLDLLAAIQESHSSKQMLWNLNSNILVLIPKKEGANQLEFFRHIAVCNVVYKIITKLIAERLKIWLPSLISYEQGGFVVGRQIFNGVVISSKAIHSVATSRERSMFIKLNMAKAYDRVAQGVIRGWTWGIGFPKLSHLQFVDDTTLIGVSPLQEVESIRKLFDVYLATSGKQYFDGKIHAVPLSRSIKGSTERTDPKERSSLWEWMTSLPCIPWVIAGDFNMVEHQDNKGGGLPFAWKDMKKSHWFKMKNSLQLYDPLAGNKNNNPGPWYTWCNHQQGNDRIYSRLDRFYANRNLFSFLPNDLGNSVLVTPSTLSDHHPITASFTFNRAPIRPNTTNSKFLLNVSLLKDTNLLAAIHIINIINKTNFPKDLKRDIWNRNIPAWQNLLKTIGQKKAKDFRFTEKALSAELTKAEVNNQTNITDLNCTSQVIKAKDTLRRHLVTKTRGAKIRGKPPTSEINAEFLSLRWSPLKMHCLAEDITLGDINNAINSLKNDKTPGPDGLPIEFYKANQHWIAKDLLEIYNEALAQGSLGPSINKGIIKLIPKDGDKALIKNWRPITLLNVSYKIFAKILATRLAGILPKFICSTQTGFIKGRYILENVLTSWEAMNWASQSSQNSGMLLLDFEKAYDRIEWSFIHMMLEAFGFPPFFCKAVNMLLQDACTQIDINGSLSDTFPLGRSIRQGCPLAPALFAIASDALFYLLRDNTLSPTVQGISLPNNEELINSQFADDTAIFFKNTADNFENLQSKLKIFCKIFGAKILHSKSIYLGWNEHPPEWFKNYEFQWGGPQKIVKYLGIPFAINPSLKDMWLWVKGKITKKLNMWHNRAISFVGRLQVCQKILSSYNIYYSSAWMFSNYQIFEIQKAVRDFLWSDGQGKKKMHSVQWKWCCIDKLTGGLGLKDLRIQGISLAAKWIFHSMNGDAPWKILVRNNIERGFPTKAKFWNNMPFNDLVIGNFPISVQGSEVFKSIWKAWNIVRPFIVNKGFHDDTQIYGERSIWWNLKLSGKPLALLQGCSAKHWASKGIISFIDIFEHDNLISWEELKNTFSLPNSQKKTYNMILKATQNLPPACHVDSQRYLQCKWPDGTILSNIKANNIYKILAYDDSIRGHINKIWYSSLDVSSWKKFFVILWKGWVEPKIKCFKWLFILDRLPIQRNNHDNNLCKICNLPETSRHIFFDCSFARNIWNLFGIYYPTHVSIIEIVTGYIKGLKADSNIFWNILSSNILWQIWKCRNEEKFQDTPRVLTEFFLKLTSLKISLQVHTTMMMDHKKLRRFLQDGHATFFAFELKNGHEWRRNLDNLQVFEKTLDKVSKEIKRNRNSKKDILAMLPEIPNKKKVAWMEGEQGWTT, encoded by the exons ATGATGAATGAGTCTCTCATGCATCGAGTGACTTTGTCAGAACTTGAAGAGGTTGTTTTTGGTATGGCTAAAGGCAAAGCTCCGGGCCTAGATGGTTTTcctattgatttttttcaagatttttgggacatCATCAATTTGGATTTGTTAGCAGCTATCCAAGAATCTCATAGTAGCAAGCAAATGCTTTGGAACTTGAATTCTAACATCCTGGttcttattcctaaaaaggagggTGCCAATCAACTTGAGTTCTTTAGACACATTGCTGTCTGCAATGTTGTGTATAAaattatcactaaattgattgctgaAAGACTAAAAATTTGGCTTCCTTCATTAATCTCTTATGAGCAAGGGGGTTTTGTGGTTGGCAGACAAATTTTCAATGGGGTTGTTATTTCTTCTAAAGCCATTCATTCTGTGGCAACATCTAGGGAAAGGTCTATGTTTATCAAATTGaacatggctaaagcttatgatagg GTTGCTCAAGGGGTGATCAGGGGGTGGACTTGGGGTATTGGATTTCCTAAGCTTTCACATctccagtttgtggatgatacaactcTTATTGGGGTTTCTCCTCTTCAGGAGGTTGAGTCAATTAGGAAGTTGTTTGATGTCTATTTAGCTACTTCAGGGAAGCAG tattttgatggaaaaatcCATGCAGTTCCACTCTCACGTTCTATTAAGGGTTCTACAGAAAGAACTGATCCTAAAGAAAGAAGTTCCCTTTGGGAATGGATGACTTCCCTCCCCTGCATTCCTTGGGTCATTGCTGGAGATTTCAACATGGTTGAACACCAGGACAACAAAGGTGGGGGCCTCCCTTTTGCTTGGAAAGATATGAAAAAATCACATTGGTTTAAGATGAAAAACTCTCTACAACTTTATGACCCTCTTGCTGGCAATAAAAACAATAATCCCGGGCCTTGGTATACTTGGTGCAATCATCAACAGGGGAATGATAGAATTTACTCCCGTCTCGACCGCTTTTATGCCAacagaaatcttttctccttcctccCTAATGATCTTGGTAACTCCGTTCTTGTTACTCCCTCCACTCTGTCGGATCATCACCCCATCACTGCATCTTTTACCTTCAACAGGGCCCCGATTAGACCCAACACTACTAATTCCAAATTTCTCCTTAATGTTAGCCTTCTTAAAGATACTAATCTTCTTGCTGCCATCCACATTATTAACATCATTAATAAGACCAATTTTCCGAAGGATTTAAAGAGGGACATTTGGAATAGGAACATCCCTGCCTGGCAAAATCTGCTCAAGACCATTGGTCAAAAGAAAGCAAAGGACTTCCGATTCACTGAGAAAGCTCTCTCGGCTGAACTAACTAAGGCAGAAGTGAATAACCAAACTAATATCACTGACCTTAACTGTACTTCTCAGGTTATCAAAGCTAAAGACACCCTCAGAAGACACCTTGTGACTAAAACCAGAGGTGCTAAG ATACGAGGGAAGCCGCCTACCTCAGAGATCAATGCAGAATTCTTATCCCTAAGGTGGTCTCCTCTGAAGATGCACTGTCTTGCAGAGGATATCACTTTAGGGGATATCAACAATGCCATTAATTCCCTCAAAAATGATAAAACTCCTGGCCCTGATGGCCTCCCCATTGAATTCTACAAAGCTAATCAACACTGGATTGCCAAAGACCTCCTCGAAATCTACAATGAAGCTTTGGCCCAGGGATCTCTTGGTCCATCTATCAACAAAGGCATTATTAAGCTTATCCCCAAGGATGGAGATAAAGCTCTCATCAAAAATTGGAGACCGATTACACTCCTTAATGTTTCCTATAAGATCTTTGCCAAGATTCTAGCCACTAGACTTGCTGGAATTCTACCTAAATTCATATGCTCTACCCAAACTGGTTTtattaaaggtaggtatatcttAGAAAATGTCCTTACTAGCTGGGAAGCCATGAACTGGGCTTCTCAGTCCAGTCAGAACTCGGGCATGTTACTCCTTGACTTCGAAAAAGCATACGACAGGATTGAATGGAGCTTCATTCACATGATGCTTGAAGCTTTTGGTTTTCCTCCCTTCTTCTGCAAGGCTGTCAATATGCTTCTCCAGGATGCTTGCACCCAAATTGACATTAATGGCTCCCTGTCTGATACCTTTCCCTTGGGAAGGTCCATACGGCAAGGCTGCCCTTTGGCCCCTGCTCTCTTCGCCATTGCTTCTGATGCTCTATTTTATCTTCTTAGAGATAATACACTTTCCCCTACTGTCCAAGGCATATCTCTCCCCAACAATGAGGAGCTCATCAATagccaatttgctgatgacacggcTATTTTCTTTAAAAATACTGCTGATAACTTTGAAAATCTGCAATCCAAGTTAAAGATATTCTGTAAAATTTTTGGAGCTAAGATTTTGCATTCTAAGTCCATCTATCTGGGATGGAATGAACACCCCCCTGAATGGTTTAAAAATTATGAATTCCAATGGGGAGGTCCCCAAAAGATTGTGAAATATCTTGGCATCCCCTTTGCCATAAATCCCTCACTGAAAGACATGTGGCTTTGGGTCAAAGGTAAAATCACTAAAAAATTGAATATGTGGCATAACCGTGCTATTTCCTTTGTTGGTAGACTTCAGGTCTGCCAAAAAATCTTATCCTCTTACAACATTTATTACTCCTCTGCGTGGATGTTTAGTAATTACCAAATTTTTGAGATTCAGAAGGCTGTTAGAGATTTTTTATGGTCTGATggtcaaggaaaaaaaaaaatgcactctGTCCAGTGGAaatggtgttgtattgataaacTTACTGGAGGGCTGGGACTGAAAGACCTTAGGATCCAGGGTATATCCCTGGCCGCCAAATGGATCTTTCACTCCATGAATGGAGATGCCCCATGGAAGATTCTTGTTAGGAATAATATTGAGAGAGGCTTTCCTACTAAGGCTAAATTCTGGAATAACATGCCCTTTAATGATTTAGTCATTGGTAACTTCCCCATTTCAGTTCAAGGGTCGGAAGTTTTTAAATCTATCTGGAAAGCCTGGAATATTGTTAGACCATTTATTGTTAACAAGGGCTTTCATGATGATACTCAAATTTATGGTGAAAGGTCCATCTGGTGGAATCTTAAACTTTCAGGGAAACCCCTTGCTCTTCTACAGGGCTGTTCTGCCAAACATTGGGCCAGCAAAGGTATCATTAGCTTTATTGACATTTTTGAACATGATAATTTAATTAGCTGGGAGGAACTGAAAAATACTTTTAGTCTCCCAAACTCTCAGAAAAAAACTTATAACATGATTCTTAAAGCAACACAAAATCTCCCTCCTGCCTGCCATGTTGATTCTCAAAGGTACTTACAATGCAAATGGCCGGATGGGACCATCCTATCCAATATTAAAGCTAATAACATTTACAAAATTCTTGCATATGATGATTCCATCCGTGGCCATATTAACAAAATCTGGTACTCCTCGCTggatgtttcttcttggaagaagtTTTTCGTTATTCTTTGGAAAGGTTGGGTGGAACCCAAAATTAAATGCTTTAAATGGCTCTTTATTCTTGACAGACTTCCTATTCAGAGAAATAACCATGATAATaatctttgcaaaatttgtaaTCTTCCGGAAACCAGCAGACATATCTTCTTTGATTGTTCTTTTGCTAGAAATATTTGGAATCTTTTTGGCATATACTACCCTACTCATGTTTCCATTATTGAAATTGTTACTGGTTATATTAAAGGTCTCAAAGCTGATTCTAATATTTTTTGGAATATTTTATCTTCTAACATATTATGGCAGATCTGGAAATGCAGAAATGAAGAGAAATTCCAGGACACTCCCCGGGTTCTTACTGAGTTTTTTCTTAAACTCACATCTTTAAAAATTTCCTTGCAGGTGCACACCACTATGATGATGGATCATAAGAAACTTCGTAGATTTCTTCAGGACGGACATGCCACCTTTTTTGCTTTCGAACTCAAGAATGGACATGAATGGAGGAGAAACCTGGATAACCTTCAAGTGTTTGAGAAGACTTTGGATAAAGTGAGCAAAGAAATCAAGAGAAATAGAAACTCCAAGAAAGACATCTTAGCCATGCTTCCAGAAATTCCAAATAAGAAAAAAGTTGCATGGATGGAAGGAGAACAGGGTTGGACCACCTAG